A region from the Paludicola sp. MB14-C6 genome encodes:
- a CDS encoding DUF896 domain-containing protein: protein MEQAKLDRINELARKSKETQLTEQEILEQQLLRAEYIKAYRDSLRSSLDQIVLVDEKGKKTKLSPKNK from the coding sequence ATGGAACAAGCAAAATTAGACCGAATCAATGAACTTGCTAGAAAATCAAAAGAAACACAACTTACAGAACAAGAAATTTTAGAGCAACAATTGCTTCGTGCAGAATATATTAAAGCCTATCGTGATAGCTTAAGAAGCTCACTCGATCAAATTGTATTGGTTGACGAAAAAGGCAAAAAAACTAAGCTTAGTCCAAAAAATAAATAA
- a CDS encoding Gfo/Idh/MocA family protein, with product MKPFQFGIIGAGNIANRFCDAVTLVEDAKVVAVASNTPNKAKAFAETNNLERYYQSYEEMLKCDDIDAVYIATTHNFHYENLKLCIEHNKPVICEKAFVLTKAQAEEVFSLAKEKGVFVMEAMWSRFLPVINKAKEWIESGKLGEIDLATFIIGFKADNDPQNRMYNPKLAGGAMYDIGVYAIEIMTYLINEELKDVKSVITRHPCGNVDKVDAMILQFENCVATLNCIMTAGVQNELNIYGTNARIYIKDPHYSSECTLIDEKGVAETFYSRLDNGFEHQIKEVISCIKAGKLESSVIPHKDTIQCADIFDQCLGN from the coding sequence ATGAAACCATTTCAATTCGGCATTATTGGAGCTGGAAACATTGCAAATCGATTTTGTGATGCAGTTACTTTAGTAGAGGATGCAAAAGTTGTTGCAGTTGCAAGTAATACTCCAAACAAGGCAAAAGCATTTGCTGAAACAAACAACCTAGAACGTTACTACCAATCCTATGAAGAAATGCTAAAGTGTGATGATATTGATGCTGTCTATATTGCAACAACGCATAATTTTCATTACGAAAATTTAAAACTATGCATTGAGCATAATAAGCCTGTTATTTGTGAAAAAGCTTTTGTTTTAACAAAAGCACAAGCTGAAGAAGTTTTTTCCCTTGCAAAAGAAAAAGGTGTTTTCGTTATGGAAGCAATGTGGTCAAGATTTTTACCTGTTATCAACAAAGCGAAAGAATGGATTGAAAGCGGAAAACTTGGCGAAATTGATCTTGCTACTTTTATTATTGGATTTAAAGCAGATAATGACCCACAAAATAGAATGTATAATCCAAAACTAGCCGGAGGAGCAATGTATGACATAGGCGTTTATGCCATTGAGATTATGACATATCTTATCAATGAAGAATTAAAGGATGTAAAATCCGTTATTACTCGTCATCCTTGTGGTAATGTTGATAAAGTAGATGCAATGATTCTTCAATTTGAGAACTGCGTTGCTACATTAAATTGTATTATGACCGCAGGAGTACAAAATGAGCTAAATATTTACGGTACCAATGCACGTATTTATATTAAAGATCCACATTACTCTAGTGAATGTACTTTAATTGATGAAAAAGGTGTTGCAGAAACATTCTATTCTCGTTTGGATAATGGCTTTGAACACCAAATTAAAGAAGTTATTTCTTGTATTAAAGCCGGTAAATTAGAAAGCAGCGTTATTCCTCATAAAGATACCATTCAATGTGCTGATATATTTGACCAATGTCTTGGGAACTAA
- a CDS encoding GNAT family N-acetyltransferase, with translation MKVVRLIEDSELWEQVIVYAQNCLWKAGPFLASGMREHKFTDWEKVFVASEGNQIAGYCTLSKTDCIPDVPYTPYIGYVFVDENFRGARWSEQMILSAVEYAKELGFQQVYLVSGEIGLYEKYGFTKIDEKLDFWGNKEQIFSKIII, from the coding sequence ATGAAGGTTGTTAGACTAATTGAAGACAGTGAACTATGGGAACAAGTAATTGTTTACGCACAAAACTGTTTGTGGAAAGCAGGACCGTTCTTAGCAAGTGGTATGCGAGAGCATAAGTTTACCGATTGGGAAAAGGTTTTTGTTGCAAGTGAAGGTAACCAAATTGCAGGATACTGCACATTATCCAAAACCGATTGCATTCCCGATGTCCCATATACCCCATACATAGGCTATGTGTTTGTTGATGAAAACTTTAGGGGAGCAAGATGGAGTGAGCAAATGATTTTAAGTGCAGTCGAATATGCAAAAGAACTTGGATTTCAACAAGTATATTTGGTTAGTGGAGAAATAGGTCTATACGAGAAATATGGGTTTACAAAAATAGATGAAAAGCTTGATTTCTGGGGTAACAAAGAACAGATATTTAGTAAAATAATCATATAG
- a CDS encoding K(+)-transporting ATPase subunit C: MKSGLKTAKNVVLLSLVLLLVCGILYPLLVTGIGQLFFPKQANGSLIKVDGKVVGSQLVGQDFKDDRFMKCRPSAVNYNTYTKEEKENGTYGGVGSGSQNLAPSNKKLIERVEKDIENFLKKNPDVKKEDIPTDLLTASGSGLDPHISPASAKVQFPALIKSTGLSESQLNEIVSNNTKGKVLGIFGEETVNVLEVNLDIAKAIDMIH; this comes from the coding sequence ATGAAAAGCGGATTAAAAACAGCCAAGAACGTTGTGCTGTTATCACTGGTTTTATTATTAGTATGTGGTATATTATATCCTTTGCTTGTTACAGGAATAGGGCAACTATTTTTTCCTAAACAAGCAAACGGCAGCTTAATTAAAGTAGACGGAAAAGTTGTTGGATCACAATTAGTTGGTCAAGACTTCAAAGATGACCGCTTTATGAAATGCAGACCATCTGCGGTAAACTATAACACATATACGAAAGAAGAAAAAGAAAATGGAACTTACGGTGGTGTTGGTTCCGGCTCACAAAACTTAGCCCCATCTAACAAGAAGTTGATTGAACGTGTTGAAAAGGATATTGAGAATTTCTTAAAGAAAAATCCTGATGTAAAAAAAGAAGATATTCCAACTGACCTATTAACTGCTTCAGGTTCAGGACTAGACCCACATATTTCACCTGCATCTGCAAAAGTTCAATTTCCTGCTTTAATAAAATCAACTGGTCTATCAGAATCTCAATTGAATGAGATTGTATCTAATAATACAAAAGGTAAAGTTCTTGGTATATTTGGCGAAGAAACTGTTAATGTATTAGAAGTAAACTTGGATATTGCAAAAGCTATAGATATGATTCATTAG